Genomic DNA from Catenulispora sp. EB89:
TCCGGCAAGAGCGAGCTGCTGCGCACGCTGGTGCTGGCCATGGCGGTGCGGAACGATCCGGAGATCCTGAACTTCGTGCTCGTCGACTTCAAGGGCGGCGCGACGTTCCTGGGGCTGGACAAGCTGCCGCACACCTCGGCCGTGATCACCAACCTGGCCGACGAGCTGCCGCTGGTGAAGCGCATGTACACGGCGCTGCACGGCGAGATGGTGCGGCGGCAGGAGCTGCTGCGCGCCGCCGGGAACTACGCCTCGCTGCGCGACTACGAGGCGGCGCGGAACTCCGGGGTGCCGCTGGCGCCGATGCCGTCGCTGTTCCTGGTGGTCGACGAGTTCAGCGAACTGCTCGCCGCGCACTCGGAGTTCCTGGAGCTGTTCGTGATGATCGGCCGGCTGGGGCGCTCGCTCGGCGTGCACCTGCTGCTGGCTTCGCAGAGGCTTGACGAGGGCCGGATCCATGCTCTGGAGGGCCACCTTTCGTACCGCGTGGGCCTGCGGACGTTCTCGGTGGCCGAGTCGCGGGCCGTGCTCGGCGTCGGCGACGCCTACGACCTGCCCTCGACGCCTGGCCACGGGTTCCTGCGCTGCGGCACCGATCCGTTGATCCGATTCCGCGCGGGATACGTGTCAGCACCGTACGTCCCGCCGAAGTCCGGCGAGGAGGCTGAGGATTCGGGGCGCTATCACGTGATCCGGTACCGCTCGTCGTACCTGGCGCCGCGCGTCGCCCCGCAGACCGAGGAGGCGGAGACGGAGGCCGAGGAGGAGTTCACCAGCCCTCCTATCTCCGAGACCACGCTTCAGGTCCTCGCCTCGCGGATGCAGGGGCAGGGCCGGCCGGCGCACCGGATCTGGCTGCCGCCGCTGTCCACGCCGCCGACCCTGGACGCGCTGCTGCCGGAGGCCGTCGCGGCGCTGACCGGCGGGCTGCCGAACCCCGATCCGCGGGCGACGCGGTACGGCTCGCTGGCCGGCGCCGCCAGTCCCGCGCGCGGCGTGAGCGGGCCCGACGGCACCCTGCTGGCGGTGCTCGGCGTCACCGACCGGCCGTTCGAGCAGCGGCACGATCCGTTGGTCGCGGACCTGGCCGGGGCAGCGGGGCACGTCGCGGTGGTCGGCGCGCCGCTGTCCGGCAAGTCGACGATGCTGCGGACGCTGATCAGCTCCCTGAGTCTGCGCTACACCCCGCGCGACGCCCAGTTCTACTGCCTGGACTTCGGCGGCGGCGGGCTCACCGCGCTGTCGGACCTGCCGCAGGTCGGCGGGGTCGCCGGGCGGCTGGAGGGGGAGAAGGTGACGCGGACCGTCGCCGAGGTGTCGATGCTGCTGGCCGAGCGCGAGCAGGCGTTCGCCGCGGCCGGCGTCGGGTCGATGGCGGAGTACCGGCGGCGCCGGCGGGCCGGGGACTTCCCGGACGACCCGTTCGGTGATGTCTTCCTCGTGATCGACGGCTGGTTCACCTTCCACCAGGACTACGAGCGCCTGGAGCCGGCGATCCAGGACATCGCCGCGCGCGGGCTCGGTTTCGGCGTGCACCTGGTGATCACGGCGGCGCGCTGGACCGAGGTGCGGCCGTGGCTGCGCGACCTCATCGGGACCCGCCTGGAGCTGCGGCTCGGCGACCCGATCGACTCCGAGGTGAACGCCGCGCTGGCCAAGGAGGTGCCGGCGATCCCGGGCCGCGGCCTGACCTCGGGGCGGCTGCACTTCCTGGCGGCGCTGCCGCGCATCGACGGGGATCCGGACTCCGCGACGCTCGGCGAGGGCACGCGGGACCTGGTCCGGTACGTCACCAAGGCGCACCCCGGGCAGGCGGCGCCGCCGGTGCGGATGCTGCCGACGCTGCTGCCGGCCGCCCGGCTGGCGCAGCCGGCGTCCCGGACGGCGGTGGCGCTGGGCTGGGACGAGACGCGGTTGCAGCCGGTGCTGCACGATTTCGCGGCCACCGCGCACCTGATGGTGTTCGGGGAGAACGAGAGCGGGAAGACGAACCTGTTGCGGCTGGTGGCCAAGGCGGTGACCGAGCGGGCCGAGCCGAAGGAAGTCAGGGTTCTGCTGGCGGACACGCGGCGCCGGCTGCACGACGCGGTGCCGCCGTCGAAGCAGCTCGGGTACGCGGTGACGGCCGGCGCGCTGGAGGAGCTGCTGAAGGAGATCACTCCGGTGCTGCTGCAGCGGGTGCCGGGGCCGGACGTGGAGCCGGCGCGGCTGCCGCTGCGGGACTGGTGGAGCGGGCCGGAGCTGTATGTGGTCGTGGACGACTACGACCTGATGATCGGCAGCCGCGGGACGCCGCTCGGGCCGCTGCTGGAGCTGCTGCCGCAGTCCGCGGAGATCGGGCTGCACCTGGTGCTGGCGCGGTCCACGGCCGGCGCGGCGCGGGGGATGAGCGATCCGGTGCTGCGGCGTCTGTGGGAGCTGAGTACGCCGGGGCTGTTGCTGTCGTGCAGCAAGGACGAGGGGGTGTTCCTCGGGGACGCGCGGCCGATGCGGTTGCCGGCCGGGCGGGCGCAGCTGGTGAGCCGGCGGAGCGGGACCATGGTGGTGCAGACGGCTTGGGCCGGCGAGGACGCGGCGTGAGTGTGAGCGGCATGAGTGTGGGCGTGGGCGGCATGAGTGCGGGCGCGGGCGCGGGCGTGGCCGCTGGCGTGAGGCGGGTCTTGTCCTGCGGGATGTTGAGCGCGCTCGTCGCAGGTCTCATCGTCGTGCCGGTCGGTGGACCGCCCTCGGCGGCGGCTGACGACTGCTCGCCGTCGGTGCAGGCTGTGCCGGTGACCGCGCAGGTGCCGTGGGCGCAGACCGCTTTGCGGTTCGGGGATCTGGCGCCGTTCGTCGGATCGGGCCCTCGGATCAAGGTCGCGGTGGTCGATTCGGGGATCGACGTGGGCGCGCCGCAGCTGGCCGGGGCGGTGGACGTCGCGGACAGCGTGTCGCTCGTCGATCCGAAGACGTATCCGGCGACGGCCGACGCGCTCGGGCACGGAACGATGGTCGCCGGGATCATCGCGGCGCAGGCCCGGTCCGGGTCGGGGGTCGTGGGGCTGGCGCCGTCGGTGGTCAGCTTGTTGTCGATCCGGACGTACAAGACCTGCGAGAGCGAGGACGCGCCGATCGCCCAGGGGATCCGGGAGGCGGTGGCGCGGGGCGCGAAGATCGTGAACGTGTCGGCGGGGAGTTCGACGAACTCGCCCGACTTGGCTTCGGCGGTGCGGGACGCTCAGACTGCGGGGGTGCTGATCGTGGCCGCGGCGGGGAACCTCGGCGCGCAGCAGGACGGGAATCCGCCGCAGTATCCGGCTGCTTATCCGGGGGTGGTCGCGGTGGCGGCGGTGGGGGCGGATCGCGCGGTGACGCCGTACTCCGAGCACGGTGCTTATGTCGGGATCGCTGCGCCCGGCGGGTCTTCGGACGCGCCGTTGCTGGGGATCGGGCCGGCGGACAACGGGACGCTGGCTTCGGGGATGGGGACGTCTTTCGCGGCGCCGTACGTCACGGCCACCGCCGCGCTGGTGTGGAGCCGGTATCCGTCGCTGACGGCCGCGCAGGTGCGGCAGCGGTTGTACGCGACGGCTGATCGGATGGCCGCCGGGGCTCCGGATGCCTTCTACGGGTGGGGGATCGTCGATCCTTATGCGGCGTTGACTTCGGTGTCGACTCCGGCGCCGGCGACCACGCCGCCCCCTGCCGTGCCGGCCCCGCTTCCGTTCGCCGCGGCTCCGGTGAAGCAGGATTTCACCGGCCGGGCTTTGGCCGTTGGCGGAGGCGGGATACTGTCCGCCGGGGGAGTCGCCGGTGCTGCTTGGTTGGCCCGGCGCCGCAGGCGTGCCATGCAGCCGCTGGATCCCTCTGGAAAGCTCTGACCTATGGCTTGAGTCTGACTGAGTCCGACTTGAGGCTGTCCGACACGATTCTTGGGGAACGGCGTTATGTGGGGTGAGGGAACCGTCCTGGCCGGCCGGTACCAGCTGCGCCAGCGGATCGGCGGCGGGTCGATGGGCGACGTGTGGCGCGCCCTGGACACGGTGCTGGGACGCGAGGTGGCGGTCAAGATCCTGCTTCCGGCGCTGCTGGACGACGCCGGCTTCGCCGCGCGCTTCCACACCGAGGCCCGGGTCCTGGCGGCGCTGAGCCACCCCGGCATCGTGTCGGTGTTCGACTACGGCGAGGCGGACGACCCGCGTACGGCGTTCCTGGTGATGGAGCTGATCACCGGCCGCCCCCTGTCCGACCTGCTGGACGAGAGCGCCCCGCTGACGGAGGCCACGACCCTGACGGTGGTGGCGCAGACGCTGGAGGCGCTCAAAGCGGCGCACGACCAGGGGATCGTGCACCGCGACGTGAAGCCGGCGAACCTGATGCTGCGCGGCGGCAGCGTGGTGGTGACGGACTTCGGCGTCGCGCGCACGGCCGACGCCCGCCGCCTGACGGCCGTGGACGTGGTGCTCGGCACCGCGGTCTACGCGGCGCCGGAGCAGGCCCGGCACACGGCGGTGACGGCCGCGGCGGACCAGTACGCGGTGGGGGTGATCGCGTACGAGTGCCTGACCGGCACACCGCCCTTCGACGGCGGAACCCCGCTCGGGATCATGATGAAGCACCTCCAGGAGCCGGTACCGCCGCTCCCGGAGACGGTGTCGGAACCGGTACGCGAGCTGGTGATGCGGGCCCTGGCGAAGGACCCCGAGGCGCGGTTCGCGAGCGCGCGGGAGATGGCCGAGACGGCCCGCCGGCTCGCGGCGCGGGGCGTGCGCGCGGCGGGGGCGGCGCGGATCGGGAGTCCGGGGGACAGCTTTCAGGTGGGGGTTGATGTCGCGGGGGTGGCGGCTGCGGCGGGTGCGGCAGCGGGTGCGGGTGCGGGGGCGCGGGTGGATGGCGACTTTTTGTCGTTCACGGTGGTGCCTCGGGGGTTTGGGGATGAGGGCGATGGTGATGGCGGCGTTGACGGGGATGGCGCGGAGCTGAGCTCGGCTGCCGGTGCCGGTGCTGGCGGCGGTGTGGTGGCGGGGTCTGCGGGGGAGATCGCGCCGGCTTGGGCTTCTTATGTGGTGCGGCCGGAGGCGGAGGGGACTGACTGGGCCTCGTTCACGGTGGGTGGGGCCGGGGAGGAGACGGTGCCGCTGCCGGATGGTGAGGCGGAGGTCGGCGGCGGCGCGGTGGTTGAGGCCGGTGGACCGGCGGCCACGGTGCGTGGCGCGGCGGGCGGCGAAGCGGCTGGCGTGGTGGCTGGGGCGCGTGGCGGGGTGCGAGGTGGAGCGGGGCGGGTGGTGCCTCAGGACTCGTTTATCGCCGGCGTTGAGGTGGATGCCGGGGAGGGTGCCGGTCAGGCCACCGGAACCGCCGCAGCAGCCGCTGCAGGAATCGGAACCGGCGCCGCAGCAAGAGCTGCAACCGGAGCCGCAGCCCGAACCGGCGCCGCAGCTGGAGCTGCAACCGGAGCTGTGGCAGGAGCCGCAACCGGAACCGGCGCCGCAGCTGGAGCTGCAACCGGCGCCGCAATCGGAACCGGCACCGCAGCAAGAGCTGCAACCGGAGCGGTGGCGGGAGCCGCAACCGGAACTGGCGGTGTGGCTGGAGCTGGCGAGGCGGCGGAAGTCGGCGGGGCTGCGCGAGCGGGTGTTGCTCGGTGGCGGAGTCGGACCGTGCCGGAGGACTCGTTTACTTCGGGTGTTGAGCTGGATGCGGCTGTCGAGAGTGAGGCCAGTCGGCCTGCGCGTGGCGGATTGGCCGGTCGCTGGCGCAAGCGTGGCCAGCAGCCAGCCGGAACGCCGGCAGGCGACCCGACAGAGGCGAGCGAGCAACCAACCGGCAGCCCGGCTGCGCTGAGCAGTCGGCAGACAGGTGCGGGTGGCGGGGCGGTGCGGGCGGTTCCGCAGGATTCGTTTACCGCTGGCATACCCGAAGGCTCGATCGCTGAGCCACAGCCAGCCAGCCCGGCAGAAGAGAGCGGCCCGCAAGAAGGCGATCTCCCGAGCCCGGCAGACGCTGGCGGCGAGCCCGAAAATGGTGCCGTCCTGGCTGCCGAGCAGGCAAACAGCGCGCTGGCTGCGGAGTCTGGCGGCGAGCAGGCAAATGGTGCACTGGCTGCGGAGCTGGTCGGCGGGCTGGCAGGCGGCGTACCCGGCGCGGCGGCCGGTGAGTTAGTCGCGGGTGAGCCCGAACCAGGGCCCGAACCAGAGCCTGAGCTCAAACCTGAGCCCGAACCCGAGCCGAAGATCGAGGCGATCCCGATCCCGCACATCGCGCCTGGCCACGCGATGCCGCTGGACTCCTTCAACGCGGGCGTCGAGCTGGATCCGGTCGAGCCTGATGCGGGCAGTGGCCGGGTCGTGCCGCAGGATTCGTTCACCGTCCTCGGCGCCGATGATTCTGAGGGTCCCGATGGGCCTGATGGCCCCGACCTCGACTTCCCGCATCAGCCGATGCAGCCCGGGCGGCGGCGGGCGATCGTGCTGGCGGCTGTGGGTGCGGTTGTTGTCGTGGGGATTGCGGTCGCCTATCCGCTTTCGCACAGCGATAAGGCGTCGACGGCGGCTGTGGTCGGGGCGACGCAGGCCACGTCGAGTGCGTCGGGTGCCGTGTCGACTTCCGATGTGAGTGTCACGTCCGTTGTCTCCGAGACGTCGACCATCGTCGTGAGTTCGTCGGTGACGAGTGCGGCTGCGAAGCCTTCGGCGACGGCTTCGGCGCCGGGGCGGTCGAGCAGTGCGCCCGGGAGGCCCGCGCCGACGAGTTCGGCGGGGTCGTCGATGGCGTCGCGGCCGTCGGCGACGGTGGGGGGTACGTCCGCGTCGAACGTGCCGCCTCCGCCGGTATCGGCGTCGACTTCTGCCGCCGTGCCGCACAAGTCGGGGTACGTCACCAACGTCGGGGACAGCGATGCGATCGATGTCTTCGGGACCTCGGCCGGGGCGCCGATCTTCGGCGACGGTGCGCAGCTGACCGTGGAGCCGCCCGCGGGGCGGGCCGGGCAGAGCTTTCAGGCGACCGCGTTGACGTCAGGTGGGCAGACGGTCTACGAGTTCGGCGACGGGCTGGACACCAACCAGTTGATCGACGGCGCCGGGGGCAAGGTCTCGTTGCTGCACGGTGGCGGCGCCACGACGCAGATGTGGTGGCTGTCGCAGGACTCGAGTACGCCGAGTGGTGCGTTCTACATCAACAACCAGGGTGCCGGGCAGTGCTTGACGGACAACGGGCCGTCGAACGCGTTGTCGCTGAAGCCCTGCGTGGTCGGGAACAAGGCGCAGCAGTGGTACCTGCCGTGAGGCGAAGCGTGGCTGGCTTGGCCGGGACGGCCGACGCGGCTGTTCAGAGGTCGTAGGGGATGCCGCGGACCGCGTGCTCGGCGTGCCCGACGACCTCCTCGACCAGCCGCCTGATGTGCCCGCCGCGCAGCCGGTAGAGCCGGGCGCGGCCGTCGGCGCGCTGTTCGACCAGGCCGCCGAGGCGGAGTTTGGCGAGGTGCTGGCTGGCCGCGGTGGGGGTGCAGCCGGCGGTCTCGGCCAGGGCGCTGACGCCGAGTTCGCCGTCGCGCAGGGCCCAGAGCAGGCGCAGGCGGCTGGGTTCGGCCAGCAGGTCCAGGAAACCGACGGCGGTGTCCACGACCGGGTCGGGCAGCGTGCGCTCGGCGGAGTCGGCGTGGTCCGGATGGTGGTGGTCGGAGCCGGAGCCGGAGCCGGAGCCAGAGCCAGAAGCGGAGCCAGAGCCAGAGCCGGAGGCGGCCGAGGCGGCGCGCGAGTCGGCGGGAGCCCCGGCGAGCGAGTCTCGGGAATCATGCGGGTCGCTGCTGTCGGCGGCCGAAGCGCCGTGGGAGCTGGCGTCACCGGTGGAGTCGTCGGCGCGGGATTCGGGCTGCTCGCCTGGTTGGGGCATGGAGGCCATCCTCTCACCTGCGCGGACGTCCGGCGTCCGGAGCTCCCAGCCACTGTGCCACCGAAAAGCTCACCCCCGCTGCAGGACGGGCCCCGCGCCGAAGCGACGGAACGGGACCCTGGCCGCGGCTCAGCCGGTCGGCTCGAACTCCTCGGCCTTCACCCCCGCGACGAAGGCCGCCCACTCCGTGCGCGAGTACACGATCACCTCGGCGTCGGGTCGCCGGGAGTGGCGTACGCCGACCGAGCCGTCGGCCAGCATCGCCACCTCCACGCAGTTGGTGGCGCCGTTGCTGTGGCTGCTCTTGCGCCACGCGGCGCCGGTCAGGAGGGTCTCGTGCGGGGCGGCTCCGTTCTCAGGGGTCGAATTCGGTGTTGCGCTGGTGCTCAACTAGCTCTCCATCTTCGTCAGCAGGTCGGCGAGCCAGAGCGCCGACCGTTCGGGGGAAAGCGCCGCGGCACGGAGCTGGTCGAACACCGACGCGTAATTGCGCACCTCGTCGACGGTCTCCAGGAAATGCGTTCGCGTCAGGTTGTCCAGGCATACCACGTCGTGTTCCAGAGGATTACCGAAGCCTACAATCGCGAAGGGTTCGTCAAGTCCTGAATATGCGCCTGCTGAATGGGTGATGATCTGGATGATGATATTAGGGCGGCGGGATTCTTCGATGACGCGTTCGATCTGACCTCGCATCACCTCGCGTCCTCCCACTCGCTGGCGCAGCGCGCCCTCGTGCATCACCACGCGCAGCCGCAGTGGATCCGTGCCGCCGAGCATGCGCTGTCGGGTGCGGCGTACGGCCACCAGGGCGTCGACGTCGAGTGGTTCGGCCCGTATCCGCCAGGCCTCGGCCAGGGCGCGGGTGTAGTCCTCGGTCTGCAGCAGGCCGTGGACGAGTTGCACGGTGTGCGCGTCGATCGACGTCGCCGCCGCCTCGACACTGATGTAGTCCGCGTAGGGCTCAGGGATGGCCCG
This window encodes:
- the eccCa gene encoding type VII secretion protein EccCa, which gives rise to MLNVPLFFPLHTGLDECSTIAGRVTRPPEEAELTLSIREYRPVPRRPAPQFPQGEIAFQEPPAIPEPVSGGLGQAVMVLPMAASSGAMAMMFLQPGARATNYLAGGMMAVSSLGMVGTQLGRGGGDKKAKLSGDRRDYLRHLDQNRRQVRKHIDAQIKALAWRHPDPAALWSVAMSGRLWERGPADRDFAEVRLATGPMALAVKMAPPQTKPIEDLDPVSANALRRFLQAYKTIPDLPIAANLRAFARVAFDGDGPATRAVVRALLTQLAVFHSPEDLRIAVHCGDTTRERWEWVKWLPHALHTSEVDAVGRVRLISDSFADLERLLSPGDFRERGPHDPSAAPTSREPFTVILLDGGELPADHRALRSGYRNAVLLDLTGAAVGPDVPVATLRLRATREGADAALATVTSDRAGGEDVSPLGRAATLSTAESSATARILAPLRVTGAGDAGGRGTGDISFTGLLGIRDARALDPAQVWQPRPNRERLRVPLGLTEQGLPAELDIKEAAQGGTGPHGMIIGATGSGKSELLRTLVLAMAVRNDPEILNFVLVDFKGGATFLGLDKLPHTSAVITNLADELPLVKRMYTALHGEMVRRQELLRAAGNYASLRDYEAARNSGVPLAPMPSLFLVVDEFSELLAAHSEFLELFVMIGRLGRSLGVHLLLASQRLDEGRIHALEGHLSYRVGLRTFSVAESRAVLGVGDAYDLPSTPGHGFLRCGTDPLIRFRAGYVSAPYVPPKSGEEAEDSGRYHVIRYRSSYLAPRVAPQTEEAETEAEEEFTSPPISETTLQVLASRMQGQGRPAHRIWLPPLSTPPTLDALLPEAVAALTGGLPNPDPRATRYGSLAGAASPARGVSGPDGTLLAVLGVTDRPFEQRHDPLVADLAGAAGHVAVVGAPLSGKSTMLRTLISSLSLRYTPRDAQFYCLDFGGGGLTALSDLPQVGGVAGRLEGEKVTRTVAEVSMLLAEREQAFAAAGVGSMAEYRRRRRAGDFPDDPFGDVFLVIDGWFTFHQDYERLEPAIQDIAARGLGFGVHLVITAARWTEVRPWLRDLIGTRLELRLGDPIDSEVNAALAKEVPAIPGRGLTSGRLHFLAALPRIDGDPDSATLGEGTRDLVRYVTKAHPGQAAPPVRMLPTLLPAARLAQPASRTAVALGWDETRLQPVLHDFAATAHLMVFGENESGKTNLLRLVAKAVTERAEPKEVRVLLADTRRRLHDAVPPSKQLGYAVTAGALEELLKEITPVLLQRVPGPDVEPARLPLRDWWSGPELYVVVDDYDLMIGSRGTPLGPLLELLPQSAEIGLHLVLARSTAGAARGMSDPVLRRLWELSTPGLLLSCSKDEGVFLGDARPMRLPAGRAQLVSRRSGTMVVQTAWAGEDAA
- a CDS encoding S8 family serine peptidase → MSVGVGGMSAGAGAGVAAGVRRVLSCGMLSALVAGLIVVPVGGPPSAAADDCSPSVQAVPVTAQVPWAQTALRFGDLAPFVGSGPRIKVAVVDSGIDVGAPQLAGAVDVADSVSLVDPKTYPATADALGHGTMVAGIIAAQARSGSGVVGLAPSVVSLLSIRTYKTCESEDAPIAQGIREAVARGAKIVNVSAGSSTNSPDLASAVRDAQTAGVLIVAAAGNLGAQQDGNPPQYPAAYPGVVAVAAVGADRAVTPYSEHGAYVGIAAPGGSSDAPLLGIGPADNGTLASGMGTSFAAPYVTATAALVWSRYPSLTAAQVRQRLYATADRMAAGAPDAFYGWGIVDPYAALTSVSTPAPATTPPPAVPAPLPFAAAPVKQDFTGRALAVGGGGILSAGGVAGAAWLARRRRRAMQPLDPSGKL
- a CDS encoding protein kinase; the protein is MWGEGTVLAGRYQLRQRIGGGSMGDVWRALDTVLGREVAVKILLPALLDDAGFAARFHTEARVLAALSHPGIVSVFDYGEADDPRTAFLVMELITGRPLSDLLDESAPLTEATTLTVVAQTLEALKAAHDQGIVHRDVKPANLMLRGGSVVVTDFGVARTADARRLTAVDVVLGTAVYAAPEQARHTAVTAAADQYAVGVIAYECLTGTPPFDGGTPLGIMMKHLQEPVPPLPETVSEPVRELVMRALAKDPEARFASAREMAETARRLAARGVRAAGAARIGSPGDSFQVGVDVAGVAAAAGAAAGAGAGARVDGDFLSFTVVPRGFGDEGDGDGGVDGDGAELSSAAGAGAGGGVVAGSAGEIAPAWASYVVRPEAEGTDWASFTVGGAGEETVPLPDGEAEVGGGAVVEAGGPAATVRGAAGGEAAGVVAGARGGVRGGAGRVVPQDSFIAGVEVDAGEGAGQATGTAAAAAAGIGTGAAARAATGAAARTGAAAGAATGAVAGAATGTGAAAGAATGAAIGTGTAARAATGAVAGAATGTGGVAGAGEAAEVGGAARAGVARWRSRTVPEDSFTSGVELDAAVESEASRPARGGLAGRWRKRGQQPAGTPAGDPTEASEQPTGSPAALSSRQTGAGGGAVRAVPQDSFTAGIPEGSIAEPQPASPAEESGPQEGDLPSPADAGGEPENGAVLAAEQANSALAAESGGEQANGALAAELVGGLAGGVPGAAAGELVAGEPEPGPEPEPELKPEPEPEPKIEAIPIPHIAPGHAMPLDSFNAGVELDPVEPDAGSGRVVPQDSFTVLGADDSEGPDGPDGPDLDFPHQPMQPGRRRAIVLAAVGAVVVVGIAVAYPLSHSDKASTAAVVGATQATSSASGAVSTSDVSVTSVVSETSTIVVSSSVTSAAAKPSATASAPGRSSSAPGRPAPTSSAGSSMASRPSATVGGTSASNVPPPPVSASTSAAVPHKSGYVTNVGDSDAIDVFGTSAGAPIFGDGAQLTVEPPAGRAGQSFQATALTSGGQTVYEFGDGLDTNQLIDGAGGKVSLLHGGGATTQMWWLSQDSSTPSGAFYINNQGAGQCLTDNGPSNALSLKPCVVGNKAQQWYLP
- a CDS encoding ArsR/SmtB family transcription factor translates to MPQPGEQPESRADDSTGDASSHGASAADSSDPHDSRDSLAGAPADSRAASAASGSGSGSASGSGSGSGSGSDHHHPDHADSAERTLPDPVVDTAVGFLDLLAEPSRLRLLWALRDGELGVSALAETAGCTPTAASQHLAKLRLGGLVEQRADGRARLYRLRGGHIRRLVEEVVGHAEHAVRGIPYDL
- a CDS encoding DUF397 domain-containing protein, translated to MSTSATPNSTPENGAAPHETLLTGAAWRKSSHSNGATNCVEVAMLADGSVGVRHSRRPDAEVIVYSRTEWAAFVAGVKAEEFEPTG
- a CDS encoding helix-turn-helix domain-containing protein translates to MTSADVPGPATGTAPDGDPHEPVPGGPEEHGGARKPGAPAEPGNPVERAARVPAGPSAPPIRRRRLGAALRRLRLAAGLTLQGAAERLEISDSTLSRLENGQGRLRRIDVSAALDVYGVVDEELRTTLLNLTGQIRDKGWWQYYRRAIPEPYADYISVEAAATSIDAHTVQLVHGLLQTEDYTRALAEAWRIRAEPLDVDALVAVRRTRQRMLGGTDPLRLRVVMHEGALRQRVGGREVMRGQIERVIEESRRPNIIIQIITHSAGAYSGLDEPFAIVGFGNPLEHDVVCLDNLTRTHFLETVDEVRNYASVFDQLRAAALSPERSALWLADLLTKMES